The Lathyrus oleraceus cultivar Zhongwan6 chromosome 5, CAAS_Psat_ZW6_1.0, whole genome shotgun sequence genome includes the window GCAATCCATAAGAGGCGCAAACGATGTCGAACAAGAGTTCGATGATCTTATTGTAGCAAGTAACATGTCAGACTCTATCAAACATCCATTCAAGAACATCTTGCAAAGAAAATATAGACCTCAACTTGTCATGGCAGTAACCATACCTTTTTTTCAACAATTCACCGGAATCAATGTCATTTCGTTCTATGCTCCTATACTATTCCTAACCATTGGATTAGGCGAAAGCGCTTCACTTTTGTCTGCGGTTATGATCGGTATCGTAGGTACTACTTCAACATTCATCTCAATGCTTATAGTCGATAAACTAGGTAGAAGAGTTCTGTTCATATCAGGTGGAATTCAAATGTTTTTCTCGCAGATTCTTATCGGAAGTATAATGGCATTTCAACTCGGTGATCAAGGTGAAATAAGCAAGAAATACGTATACTTGATTCTAGTTTTGATATGTATATATGTAGCGGGATTCGCTTGGTCTTGGGGGCCATTAGGATGGTTGGTTCCTAGCGAGATTTTTCCGTTGGAGATAAGATCAGCAGCACAAAGTATAACAGTTGCAGTGAATTTTCTGTTTACTTTCATTGTTGCTCAAACTTTTTTGACTATGTTATGTCATTTCAAGTATGGAACTTTCTTCTTTTTCGGAGGTTGGGTGGTTGTGATGACAGTGTTTGTTTATTTTCTGTTACCGGAAACCAAGAATGTTCCGATTGAGCAGATGGATAAGGTTTGGAGAGAGCATTTGTTTTGGAAGAGGATTGTTGGAGACAAGAGTGACAATGGCAGACAAACAGTGTAGTTTTATTGTTGTAAGCATCTAAATGTCCTCTCGAACCTACTCGATTTTTTTCGTAACCATGTCATAGGTACGAAGTATTTACAAATGTGTTTGGTTTTTGAAAGAGTATTGcaagaaaaaacaaagaaaaaagTTGACGGTATATTTAAGGTGTCTGAATCTCTAACCACTCGAATCAATTAGATATCGATGAATCGATGAATCAATTGATATTAAAGATGGATACATGAAAATTTTATGCTACACTAAAACTATTAAACTAACATTAGATGATCtcattaattaattaaaaaaaattaaaactaGGTATTCAATTTTGAGGCCGACTAATTCAAAGAGACTAATCTCACCGTCCATTAGTGAGGGCCCAACACAGGATACGAGCCTGAGACCTTGAACCTGAGACCTTGAAATGAGCACACTCTCAAGACTCAAGCATTCAGCAACCAGGTCAATACTGATTAATAGTTTATGTGAATATCATATTAGAAGTCACATGCACTTATATTTTAATAGATACTATTGGTGAGATTTGAAGTTGAAGATTCAACCCTTCATTTCCACTCTTATCATATTCATAGAAATTCAAACTAAACGTGTGATGTTCCTTGTATAACTAGAATACTAATATGCCAAAATGCATAAATTCTTTATAAAATTGGTCCCAAATGGGTCCTTAGCAAATAAATCACCAATCAAATTGTTGATTTGTTTCTAACCATATGGTTAGAAGCAAGTTCCTGTCACATTCATTACATAAACAATTATTTTTCTCCAATTATTAACAAGCATTGCTGGTGTACAAATTTGACCTTTCAAAGTCATCATATTTCACTTGACTGTCAATAACAAACAGAAATACTCGTCACACAATTACAGGTGATTTCGGATAAACAATTTGATTAAGCACTTATTCAATAAGTTATTATTACAGGAAGCTAAGTAAAGTATTCATCTAAAAAACTAATTTGAAAAGCTTACATCGAAATAAGCTGAAATATATCTCATAAGTTTGTCAGTTGACTGCAAGTCAAGAGACAGTATTTGCTTATTTAGCTCTGTAAATTCAAATCtcaaactctctctctctctctctctctcccacTTCTAAGCTTCTATCAGTGATATCTAAAAGAGAAAAGTTAATGGCAGTTGGATTGGCTATAACATCTCAAAATGGAGAGAAGAGTAATGGCAGGGTAACCCTTTATGTTGTTCTGTCTTGTATGATGGCTGCTATGGGAGGTGTGATATTCGGCTATGACATTGGTATAACAGGCGGTGTTACATCAATGGAACCATTTCTGAAGAAGTTCTTCCACAGGATATATCTTCGGATGAAATCAGATGTCAAAGTTAGCAACTATTGCAAGTTTAACAGTCAACTGTTGACATCTTTTACATCCTCTCTTTATGTTGCTGGTTTTTTTACTTCCTTCTTGGCTTCTTACGTCACTAGAGTCTTCGGACGCAAGCCGTCTATCGTTGCAGGTGGCGCTGCGTTTCTTGCCGGTACAGCTCTTGGGGGTGCAGCTTTTAACGTGTACATGCTCATAGTCGGTCGACTTTTGCTTGGAGTTGGGGTTGGTTTCGCAAACCAGGTAACAGTCTCTCTTTACTCGCACTTATGTTAAGCTTGTTCGTCagaaccaggctctgataccaagTTGAAAATAAGGTTTTGATGCTGAACCGATTGAGAGATTAGCTCTCATGATTCTGTGCTGCTTTTGCAGGCAGTTCCTCTATATCTCTCTGAAATGGCACTGCCAAGATTTAGAGGGGCGATAAATAATGGTTTCCAATTAAGCATTGGTATCGGCGCTTTGTCTGCTAACCTAATCAACTATGGAACAGAGAAGATTAAAGGCGGTCATGGTTGGCGCGTATCTCTAGCCATGGCAGCAGTTCCAGCGACTTTCCTAACACTAGGTGCGCTTTTCCTGCCAGAAACTCCCAATAGCTTAATCCAAACCAGCCAAGACAATCAAAAGGCGAAGCTAATACTTCAACGAATCCGAGGCGTGGAAGATGTTCAAGCAGAACTCGACGACCTCACTAAAGCAAGTTCTTCGACTTCAAAAACAAGCGAACAACAATCATTTAAGATTATACTGAAAAGAAGATATAGGCCTCAACTTGTAATGGCAATAGCAATACCATTTTTTCAGCAAGTGACCGGGATCAACGTCATTGCTTTCTATGCTCCTCTACTTTTCAGAACAATCGGATTAGGAGAAAGCGCGTCACTGTTATCATCTGTCATGACAGGTATAGTAGGTACCGGTTCAACGTTCATATCAATGCTCATAGTAGATAAACTAGGAAGGAGAACGTTGTTTATAGTCGGAGGCATTCAAATGTTAGTGTCACAGTGTATAGTTGGAGGCATAATGGCGGTTCATCTCAAAGATCACGGCGGATTGAGCAAAGGGTATGCTTATATGGTTTTGGTAATGATATGTATTTATGTTGCTGGGTTCGGATGGTCATGGGGGCCGCTAGGTTGGTTAGTACCAAGCGAGATTTTTCCGTTAGAGATTAGATCAGCTGGACAAAGCATCACAGTGGCAGTGAGTTTTCTCTTCACTTTCGTTATTGCGCAGACTTTTCTCGCTATGCTTTGTCACTTCAAGTCTGGGATTTTCTTCTTCTTTGGTGGTTGGGTGGTGGTGATGACCGCGTTCGTGTATTATTTTCTACCAGAGACAAAAAATGTGCCACTTGAACAGATGGAGAAAGTGTGGCGGGAACATTGGTTTTGGAAGGGAATAGTCGGAAAAACAAGTGACAGTTATGATGCTTTATAGACTATGAAGCACGAACGCTCCGAAAACGACCCCGACACTGACACGGCGACACtgataataattttaaaaaatgaataaattaaatGTAATCACAAGTGTCAGTGCAGGTGTCCGACCCCGACACAGACACGGACACGCCGTTTTTCAGAGGTGTCGGTGCTACATAGTTTATAGAAGATCCAATCCTAATGCTATATGAATGATAGCAGAAATTTTTTCGATATTACATGCACATGTTAATCTTGCAATATCTATGTTAAATGCTCAATTAATATCAGAAATGATGTTTGTTACATTTTAAGCACATTTGTATGCCATCAAATATCATCGACCAACACAATTAGTATAATAATGACTTAAATTTAAATGTTGAAGGGTACCAATTTCTTGAACAGGCTATCTTTCAAGGTAGCACGGTAAAGACTTCTACGTCTTTCATTGCAGGACTCCTTACTGAATATCTAAATGTCCAACCATGGCAGGCCCCGGCATGTTCCCCAGTTTTATTAACGGCAACGACGGCTCCCAcgaagtttggaaattttttggTTATTCGCGATATTGCATCCTTAGCAGCATGTTTGGGTTCCATTCCCAACCTCATGCTTTCCACAACTTGATAGCTGAAATTGAAAAAAAGTGTTAACCTTGAAAGTTTACGAGAGAAAACTATCAGAATCTAAACTATAGGAACTATGGAGTTTCCGTAGTAGTACCATGGAAGGAAGCGCATCATGATGTCGCCATCCCCAGTTGCACAACATGCGCCAACTTCATCAATAGCGTATGCCGAGGATCCAGCTATTGGACCGTCACCTACCCTGCAATcaagaaaaaaattcaaaagaaaaaTTAACTATAAGAGGCGATTTTTTTGGCCATTCAAGAAATGAAAAGATCTTCCAACTTCTAAGATTGATACGACAAATTTACCTTCCAGGAATCTTGAATGTTGCCCCGTTAGTTGATGTGCCAACAGCAATGCGTCCCGTCTATACCAAATCAAAAAGTGTCATTTGCGATGCTAATACATGATGTACACAGATCGATTTTTATGTTGTTATAATAGTCTTACTCTATCGATAACAGCCATTGAAATGGTATCGTGGCTATGAAGACCAACATGAGGTAATCTTGCTATTTGACTTTGATCAATAAATGAACATGTTTCGTCAGAGAGGTCTAGAAAGTTATTTGGACGATAAGGACCACAGTTATTCACAGGTAATACATTTTTCCTGAAATTCGGTTGGCAGCTACTTTTTTTCCATTCGGTCCATTTTTCTATAGATTCTGATGAACTCAGGTTTGTTGGTCCTGGAAGACCCATTGAAATTGCGAATTCGGATGCTTTCTCTCCAACCAGCAAAGTGTGTTCAGTGTGTTGCATCACTAGCCTAGCAGCTTTGATTCCATCTTTTACGTATCGCATGGCAGCAACAGCTCCTACTTCCATAGTTACCTATGCATTCCCTTAGCAGAAGATGGGACCAATTATCATGCCGATGTATGATAGTTTTAGAATGCTAGAAACTAATTAACAGTTACGGAACATGGTAATTGGTTTTTACCCCGTCCATGACCAGAGCATCGATTGTAGTTTCTCCATTCTCATCTGGACTCCCACCCGGACCAACTGTTAAGAATAGGATACACATAAGGTGTTACGCAAATTCACTTAACATGAACTAACAGCCTAAAAAGGACCAAAATCGAGCGTGCGCATGTGAGACATTAATAGTAGCGCTATAGCATAACGGAATTGAACGAATTGCCGTTGCTTTACGATACACTATCAGTACAAAATATTCTCAAATAGCGGCTACAGTAGCGCTATAGTACTATTGTGCAAAGGAGTTTGAACAAACCGCtattttttccaatttttgtGTGCGCGCGTGTGCGTGCATGGCCAAGCATGCAACAAGAACGGATCACGGTGTAACTCCAAAGTCCAAACCCTAAACTTATAAGTGCTTAATTAAGTTACGCTACCGAGGAAGTAAGACAATTCTAACCTTAAACTTATAAGTTACAACATAAACACTTCCGTAGCATTTAAAAAAAGGCTTACTACGAAAATAACTTGTGATATGCCTATATGTTGTTTTCAGCTTACTTTTATAAGTTTCCTGCAATGGCTTATAGAAACAGCTTATACAAAGCTTATATATAAGAACTTATATGATAAGCTTTTGTTCAATAAGACAGACACTTACTAAATAAGTGCTTAACTAAGTTATGCTAACATAGTAACATCTCCTAAACTTGCCCTAATAGTATAATTAGCTATGAATCACGGACACCAGAAACACGACACCGTAATAataatttgaagaaaaaaaacGAATAACCGAATAAATTAAACATAATCACAAGTGTCAGTGTCGATTTCAGACACCTGACACGGACACGTCTTTTTCACATGTGTCGGTGCTACAGAGATAATTAGTACACTTAAAAATGGGAAGTAAGCCAAATGTAAAGTTTCCATTCAAtacataaacaaacaaacaaaaaagtCAAAATTCAGATTGAAAAGTCCAAATTATGTTCCAAAGATTAAATTCCCAACCTGTTCCATCACACCTAAGTTCCTCGCAAGTAGAGCAACCTTCAACAACCGAATCAACAGCAGAAGAACCAGCATCAACAGCTCTCCATGCAGCTCTAACAGCTTCAATAAACGGCCATGTGCTTACCACCAATGGATACTGTTTCAATTCAACACTTCCATGATGCTCCACCACCTCATCATCACAACAACACATGCAAAGTAAAATccaaaatttaaaattttgaaaataaaaatgaaaaccCAATTAAGATTTTGGTATAAAGttgatgaatttgagctttggAAAGTAATTGAGAGTGAGAAAGAGAATGGGTGGTGTGTAGTACCAGTGAGAGGAAAGAGAGGAAGAATATGAAATTGAAGGGGTTTGAAGCCATGGAGTTGGAGCTTTTATCACTCTTTCTTGTTGTCAGCTATCGATTTGAGAAAATGGAGAACATCCAAATCATGCtgatattaaaataaaataaaaaattgttCTTTTAGAATGTTTTATGGGAATTTTTGTTTATGGAAAAAAATGAGAGATACTAAATTAAATTAgttttcatttaattttaattcaaaaaaaatgaattttataGAATGCTTTCTGGTCGGTTGAAGGTCTAAAATAAAGATTCAATCAGATGCAAGTTCAATCGAAATATTCAAATGTATAAAGTTAACACAATGAAATTCATAATATATTTTT containing:
- the LOC127086025 gene encoding probable isoaspartyl peptidase/L-asparaginase 3 isoform X1, with the translated sequence MASNPFNFIFFLSFLSLVVEHHGSVELKQYPLVVSTWPFIEAVRAAWRAVDAGSSAVDSVVEGCSTCEELRCDGTVGPGGSPDENGETTIDALVMDGVTMEVGAVAAMRYVKDGIKAARLVMQHTEHTLLVGEKASEFAISMGLPGPTNLSSSESIEKWTEWKKSSCQPNFRKNVLPVNNCGPYRPNNFLDLSDETCSFIDQSQIARLPHVGLHSHDTISMAVIDRTGRIAVGTSTNGATFKIPGRVGDGPIAGSSAYAIDEVGACCATGDGDIMMRFLPCYQVVESMRLGMEPKHAAKDAISRITKKFPNFVGAVVAVNKTGEHAGACHGWTFRYSVRSPAMKDVEVFTVLP
- the LOC127086024 gene encoding hexose carrier protein HEX6; the protein is MAVELQIANHGREYNGKMTSIVILSCMVAATGGIIFGYDIGISGGVTSMVPFLEKFFPDVYTKMKQDKKISNYCKFDSQLLTTFTSSLYIAGLLASFFASSVTRVFGRKPSILVGGAAFLVGAALGGAALNIYMLILGRVLLGVGIGFANQSVPLYLSEMALPRYRGAINNGFQLCVGIGVLSANLINFGTEKIKDGYGWRISLAMAAVPASILTLGAFFLPETPNSIIQNSKNHQKAKLMLQSIRGANDVEQEFDDLIVASNMSDSIKHPFKNILQRKYRPQLVMAVTIPFFQQFTGINVISFYAPILFLTIGLGESASLLSAVMIGIVGTTSTFISMLIVDKLGRRVLFISGGIQMFFSQILIGSIMAFQLGDQGEISKKYVYLILVLICIYVAGFAWSWGPLGWLVPSEIFPLEIRSAAQSITVAVNFLFTFIVAQTFLTMLCHFKYGTFFFFGGWVVVMTVFVYFLLPETKNVPIEQMDKVWREHLFWKRIVGDKSDNGRQTV
- the LOC127086025 gene encoding probable isoaspartyl peptidase/L-asparaginase 3 isoform X2, translating into MEVGAVAAMRYVKDGIKAARLVMQHTEHTLLVGEKASEFAISMGLPGPTNLSSSESIEKWTEWKKSSCQPNFRKNVLPVNNCGPYRPNNFLDLSDETCSFIDQSQIARLPHVGLHSHDTISMAVIDRTGRIAVGTSTNGATFKIPGRVGDGPIAGSSAYAIDEVGACCATGDGDIMMRFLPCYQVVESMRLGMEPKHAAKDAISRITKKFPNFVGAVVAVNKTGEHAGACHGWTFRYSVRSPAMKDVEVFTVLP
- the LOC127086023 gene encoding hexose carrier protein HEX6, which produces MAVGLAITSQNGEKSNGRVTLYVVLSCMMAAMGGVIFGYDIGITGGVTSMEPFLKKFFHRIYLRMKSDVKVSNYCKFNSQLLTSFTSSLYVAGFFTSFLASYVTRVFGRKPSIVAGGAAFLAGTALGGAAFNVYMLIVGRLLLGVGVGFANQAVPLYLSEMALPRFRGAINNGFQLSIGIGALSANLINYGTEKIKGGHGWRVSLAMAAVPATFLTLGALFLPETPNSLIQTSQDNQKAKLILQRIRGVEDVQAELDDLTKASSSTSKTSEQQSFKIILKRRYRPQLVMAIAIPFFQQVTGINVIAFYAPLLFRTIGLGESASLLSSVMTGIVGTGSTFISMLIVDKLGRRTLFIVGGIQMLVSQCIVGGIMAVHLKDHGGLSKGYAYMVLVMICIYVAGFGWSWGPLGWLVPSEIFPLEIRSAGQSITVAVSFLFTFVIAQTFLAMLCHFKSGIFFFFGGWVVVMTAFVYYFLPETKNVPLEQMEKVWREHWFWKGIVGKTSDSYDAL